The Coriobacteriia bacterium DNA segment TGCATGCTCAGAAACGTCGGTACGCTCAGTGACCCGGGTTTTGACATCCTGTCCGTCGTGCTGTCCACCGTCGCGTTTGGCTGTATGCTTTACGGCTTTTCGAGTGCCTCGAACATGGGCTGGAGCAGCCCGGTCGTCATTGTCTGCATTGTGCTGGGCATCGCTGCGCTCGTCATGTTTGTTGTGCGCCAGCGCAGGCTTGCCGAGCCTCTGCTGCGCCTAGAAGCCCTGGCGACGAAGGACTTCCTTGTGGCGGCCATCGTCGTGACGCTCATCAACGCGGCGGTCTCCGTCACCAATGTCACTCTGCCCATCTTCCTACAGAACGTTCTGGGCGTCTCGGCTGCCACGACGGGTATGGTCATGCTGCCTGCGGCGGCCGTAGGCATTGTGTTGAGCCCGGTTGCCGGCGTGTTGTTCGACCGCCGCGGGCCACGCGGATTGGCCGTGGTCGGCCTGATCGTCATGACGCTCGGCCTGTTCATGCTCTCGCGTGTCAACGCTCAGACGACCGTCATCTATGTCGCGGTGTTCTGCATGGTGCAGGCCATCGGCCAGGGCCTGGCGAACATGCCGGTGAACACCTGGGGCGTCAACTCGCTGCCCAATGACCTCATCGCTCACGGCAATGCCATTGCTAACACGGGCCGGCAGGTGTTTGGCGCCATCAGCACGGCCATCATCGTGACGGTCATGACGTCGGTTACAGCGAGCAATGCAGCGCTTGGTGACGCGGCAGCTCAGGGCGCGGGCATCAGCGCGTCCTACCTGGTGTGCGCAGCTATTTCGTTCGTGACGCTGCTCGTATGCATTTTCTTTGTGCGTCCGACGCACCATAGGGCGGCCGCTCCTGCTAAAAAATAGGAGGCTTTGGTCACGCCACAACTATATTGTGACTCCGTTCGGGTGCCGTCCGCTTTCTTTGAGAACGGACGGCACCCGCCTCTGTTTCACCCCTGGGCACGGTATCGTTGTACAACCTCTGTAACGCAAGACGTACAACAAGAAAGCGAGCGGTACCTTCATGGCAGCACTGACTGGCGCCCAGATCAAGCAGCTTCGCGGCATGGCCCACGAGCTCAAGCCCGTCCTCATGGTCGGCAAGGGCAACATCACGACCGACGTCGTGGCCCGTGCCAACGAAGTTCTCGAGGCGCGCGAACTTATCAAGTGCTCCGTGCTTGACACGAGCGAGCTCGACGTGCGCGAGGCTGCCGAGGATCTGGCGAGCCGCTCTGGCGCCCAGGTCGTGCAGATCATCGGGCACAAGTTCGTGCTGTACCGTGCCTCGCATCGCCGTGACATCAAGCGCATCGAACTCGTGTAGCATTTTGCCCTCTGAGCAGGCGTTTTAACATCCATCCCAGGAAATGGGTGATGCTCCTGCAAGGCCCAGTGACCATGATGGTGTCCAGGTGCGTGCCGTAAGGGGCGGCGCGCCAAAGGAAAGGGGACACCTATGGCTGAGCTTACGCGCAGGACGTTCGTAGGGACGGGCGCTCTCGGTCTGGCCGCCGTTGCGGCGGGAAGCATGGCGATGACGGCTCAGGCGGCTGAGAGCTCTGCCGCCAAGGACGTCGCTGACGCCTATGACGTCATCGTTGTTGGCGCGGGCGGCTCCGGCCTCTGCGCCGCCCTCGAGGCGTGCGACGCTGGCGCTTCCGTGCTCGTGCTCGAGAAGGGCACGGTCACGGGTGGCACGACGTCCGTCTCGCAGGGCCTCATCGGCGGCTACGATACGTACATCCAGAAGGAACAGGGCGTCGAGCTCACGTATCAGGAGATGTACGACAACCTGGCCGCCAACGCCTCATATCGCCTCGACCCCGAGCTCATGGGCATCACGATCGAGCAGTCCGGCCCGTCCATCGACTGGCTACACGAGCGCGCTGACGTTCCGTTCCAGCCCGAGGCCGTCGTCGGCTACGGCCCGCTCACGATGATGCACATCGTCGACGGCGCCGGCGCCGCCTTGACGGACGCGCTGACGAAGGCCGTCGAGGCGTCGGGCATTCCGATCCTGCTTGAGACGACCGTCACGTCCATCGTCATGGAGGACGGCGCCGTCGCGGGCGTCGTGGCCAAGGGTGCTGACGGCGTCGAGAAGACGTACAGCTGCGCGGGGCTCGTCATCGCCACGGGCGGCTACTCGATGAACGTCGATCTGGCGGCTCGCTTCACGCCTGAGGTCGCAGGCACGATGGGCATCGGCCATCCCTGCGCAACGGGCGACGGCATCATCATGGCTGCCAACGCCGGCGCGTGCACGAGCCACACCGACTCCATGATGTGCGTGCTCAAGGACTACACCATCATGACGGAGGGCACGCCCACCTCTGCTGCAGCCGATGTGCACGGCTTCACGTCGCTGCCGAACATGATCATGGTTGGCAGCGCTGGCACGCGCTTCTACAACGAGGGTGCCAAGGGCTACATGAGCCAGGATCTCAACCGCCCCGTGTTTGACCAGATGCACAAGGACGGCCTGGGCTACGTGTGGATGGTCTCCGACAAGGCCGCCATCGACGCGACGGAGGGCAAGACGAAGCGCGGCGAGGACCGCGAGTACGCAACCGGCGACACGCCCGAGGCGCTGGCCGAGGCCATGGGCGTCGACGCCGCCGGCCTTGCCGCGACGATCGAGGCGTACAACGCCGCCGTCGATACGGGCTTCGACGCAGAGTTTGGCCGCGTGCCCACGCAGAAGCTCGAGCCGCCGTTCTTCGCCCTGCCCGTGACGCCGTGCTCCATCATCACGTACGGCGGCATCCTGCGCGACAAGGACAGCCAGGTCCTTCGCGCTGACGGTGAGAAGATCCCCGGCATGTTCTGCTGCGGCGAGACGAGCTGCAACTCCGCGTTCATGGGCTTCACGATCTCGAACGCCGTCACGTGGGGCCGCATCGCTGGCGCCGGCGCCGCAAAGGCCGCGGGCAAGTAAAACTTCTGATACCTAGCGCGACGGGGTGGCATGCCTGAGGGGATGCCA contains these protein-coding regions:
- a CDS encoding multidrug efflux MFS transporter; this encodes MARKQSQRETAAATKRKAPASQGASAIPAPGGEISGASIAIVAVVTLGAFVALLNQTIMSPALPGLMRDFGINAGDAQWVTSIYMLVSGIMVPVSGYLIDKFSTRKLFFASMGAFIVGTLLCAATPAYLILLLGRVLQAAGSGVLLPLVATVPLLVFPPEKRGTAMGVAGIVMAAGPAVGPVVGGMIIDSMGWRPMFLMIAPLAALILVLGLCMLRNVGTLSDPGFDILSVVLSTVAFGCMLYGFSSASNMGWSSPVVIVCIVLGIAALVMFVVRQRRLAEPLLRLEALATKDFLVAAIVVTLINAAVSVTNVTLPIFLQNVLGVSAATTGMVMLPAAAVGIVLSPVAGVLFDRRGPRGLAVVGLIVMTLGLFMLSRVNAQTTVIYVAVFCMVQAIGQGLANMPVNTWGVNSLPNDLIAHGNAIANTGRQVFGAISTAIIVTVMTSVTASNAALGDAAAQGAGISASYLVCAAISFVTLLVCIFFVRPTHHRAAAPAKK
- the yhbY gene encoding ribosome assembly RNA-binding protein YhbY; this encodes MAALTGAQIKQLRGMAHELKPVLMVGKGNITTDVVARANEVLEARELIKCSVLDTSELDVREAAEDLASRSGAQVVQIIGHKFVLYRASHRRDIKRIELV
- a CDS encoding FAD-dependent oxidoreductase encodes the protein MAELTRRTFVGTGALGLAAVAAGSMAMTAQAAESSAAKDVADAYDVIVVGAGGSGLCAALEACDAGASVLVLEKGTVTGGTTSVSQGLIGGYDTYIQKEQGVELTYQEMYDNLAANASYRLDPELMGITIEQSGPSIDWLHERADVPFQPEAVVGYGPLTMMHIVDGAGAALTDALTKAVEASGIPILLETTVTSIVMEDGAVAGVVAKGADGVEKTYSCAGLVIATGGYSMNVDLAARFTPEVAGTMGIGHPCATGDGIIMAANAGACTSHTDSMMCVLKDYTIMTEGTPTSAAADVHGFTSLPNMIMVGSAGTRFYNEGAKGYMSQDLNRPVFDQMHKDGLGYVWMVSDKAAIDATEGKTKRGEDREYATGDTPEALAEAMGVDAAGLAATIEAYNAAVDTGFDAEFGRVPTQKLEPPFFALPVTPCSIITYGGILRDKDSQVLRADGEKIPGMFCCGETSCNSAFMGFTISNAVTWGRIAGAGAAKAAGK